The Megalobrama amblycephala isolate DHTTF-2021 linkage group LG8, ASM1881202v1, whole genome shotgun sequence region aagaacattTAACATCCATCTATTggacaaaaggttctttataatgGAAAAATGTTCTTCGGATtttgaaaggttctttgggtaACCAAAATGGATCTTCAATGCATCACCGTGAAAACCTCCtgttggaacctttatttttaagagtttatctgtgcacattatAGGATATAATTGCGTGTTAATTCCGGCATAATTTTATGATGAAAAAATGCAAAAGCCCAAGTCATACTTCAGTATCAAAAATGACCTTTTCCCCAACATGTGTTCGGCTAAAATGGCTCTGCACAGATattttcatgtcattttcacCTCGTCGATAAACTGAATGTGCATGTCGCCTAGCTATGCAGATTTTTTCCCAGGCTTGAGCAGAGGTCGGGGCATCTCATATCTTATAACATAATTGCAATTTTAATTACAATCATGGCCAGTTTCATTTAGGCTATACTATAGTATGAcattagaaaaagaaaaaaaaaggcaattcGATAAAGGTGTTAAAATGTCTGTGGTGGGGGTTGAGAATTAAAATTTGTGAATGAGaacaatttatattattatagccTATAACATCAACATTTCTTAATATGGAAATTCATTGTTACTTTGATGTGTGCGcgcgtgtgcgtgcgtgcgtgcgctgtgtgtgtgtgtgtgtgtgtgagagagagagagagagagagagagagtgtgtcgCTCGGTAGAACATTTTTATGCTGCATTCATGACAGTTGTAATAATGTAGCTAGTTCatacaacttaaaaaaatatattttaaattgtaattttacgTGTGTGGTGGTTATGTATGTACACATTCAGCCTATGGCTACTGCATTCATAATATGATAGTttgaattaagattattttcGATAGTTGATATTATGCGGACAGTAGACTAAAAATGAACTAATATCTCTTGCACATCAGTTTATAAAGTGGCACATTTTAGAATGAGTATGAGTGGCctatttttatttactagtGGCCTATTTTGTTGGGGCAAAATTAATTGgccatttttgttgttgttttagcaGCATTTCTTCTTGTTTACCATCAAAGATGTAATTCATAATGTCTCACCTTTACATATTCAATAGTTTCCTCTGAATATATAAACAAGTGAAAGGTTGTTTAAAattagatcttttttttttcttagagaTGTTTATCTTTCTAAAATATGTGTATAGACGTAGGCCTACCTTATTCTGTTCTCAATACAAAACTAGTTTTAGCAGCTAAAACATTCTcgatttctatttttatatttacacattgaatatttaaagtaatttcaTTATCTTCCTTTTTCCATtgtatgattattttttaaataatgtaattcgCGATTATTATCGAACAAATAAGGGCCTATGTGTGTACTCTCTTCTAATTAAATTAGTTTTAGGATTGAACCATGcagtaaatgcatttttaatgcagAATTAAGTTAAATCATCGTGTTTAGATGCGATATTTTGGTGCAAGGCTTTTAATTGTTCGCTACggggcttttattttgaaggcTCGATTTAACTTCCGAATCTCTTATGTCACCGTCACACGCTCAGCCTCCGACCCATCTCTGTAGAAAGGCAAGTTAACGAGTGAACTCTTGCAAATGTTTGTCTTATAATGTGCTCCACCCAATACTAACATAATTGAAATATGTTTAAATCACATTGCTTACGGTTTTCCATTGAGCGAATTAGCTCCAGGACATTTTTAGGCTGGTGAAAAGGCAGGGCAGGTGTTTACTGCCAATCCCTGGTGTAGTAATAATAGTTGCAATGTTTTCTTATTCCTCAGGTGAATATACTTACTCTAGGTATTCGTTTGGGGTTTGCTTTTCCAACCCACGTTGTTGATCGGATGACTGATCCCAATTCCAAGACAGGAATGTGTTTCTTGATATGCAAGTGATGCATAAGAGTCTGAATGTGTTGTAAGAggtgttttgtttatgctttAAGGTCTGAATTTGCAGTTCTGACAATGGGAGCCATCATTTCACGGTGGAAGGTGTGTATTTCACTCTTTTAGCCATTTTCCCCAATCAAACTCTTTCTATACACAATAATCACAGTAATCGTTGTGTCTTTACAGACTAAGCCTtccactgtggagcttctggaGTCACTGGATAAGGTATGTTCTCCACTGCTGTCCTGCTCTTTCACACCCACAGGCTTCTTTCAGCCATTGTGACCTTATCACACATCACAGAGCTGTATGTCATCATCTGAACCCTTGTACTGGCTGCATTTCCTTGCTTTACTCATTCCTGGCTCTCCTCCCGAAGCCTCCGTCTATCTGTATTGACAGGACCATCTGTTCGCTGGATTGCTGCGGTTGACCTTAACTGCCCAGTAATGGTCACTGCTTTGGTTTAGAGTGAGCTGTAGGAATACACTTTGCAATACCAGAGGGCTTTATGTTTAATTTCACCCTGAACATTCAACTGTAACTAATAGCTTATGTCCGACATTTGGTAGTCACAGGTTGTGCTTTAGCAGGGTCAGTGTTTCACAGATTTATTTTGTGTATAGGATTTTTAATGGCTTGCTATAACATGGGATACTGCGACAAATCTGTTATTCATGCCAACATATCagcaaacatttacattttaacttAACTTACTTAACTTTAATCAGGTTGGATAAAGCCTGATCTATAAGTcagaagaaaataatttttgaaaTGGAACATTTCATTGAaactttagacaaaatataaaaGGAAATGCGAAAAAAGGTTTGTGCATGTCTTTTGTTTTGCatcatatttgaaaaaaatgataCAAATATTTGTATCATTGGAGGAAAAAAAAGCAATGCATATATTGTCACTCTGTCTCTCAACAataaaatgcttagttttattaTCAAAgctctgtatttaaaaacatgtaatgcaatgcaatacaattaTGATagatgttcatcttgaaatattaataacaaaactaatcaaatgattaatcgcgattaatttcATCCAAAATAAGTTTGTTTACTTAATATATGTGtgctgtgtatatttattatgtatatataagtaCACTCatgcatgtatttatttaacaataatatattatatttatatagtacatgtatacatgcaaatatttcttaaatatatacatgtatgtgtgtgtatttatataaacataataaatatacacagcacagagcacacacacatatattatgtaaacaaacttttattttggatgcgattaattgcaattaatcatttgacagcgcttaaaacaaaaatgattctCTCTAAAATGAGATTTCACAGTAAAAAGACACGTGTAAATGACCTGAAGGTGgacatttttagaattatactaaaaggccttttgagctctaaaaaaaatatgaactatCAATCAGACAACAGAAGGCATGTAGAAGATTGTGTAGAACAGGttcttcagaaaagttttgatgataatgatgatgatgatgatgataattaGAAATTCATATCAGATATGACACAGAAGTCTTTATAAGGTTAAAAGAGATCATGTGAAGCATTTTACGTTACCTTACAAAGCATTTTTACATCCTTTATCATAATGacattgctaatgaactcacaATATTGCATTATGTCTTGAATTCAGGACATAAAGGACCTTGAGGAGTTCCGTACAAAGAACCAGCGCTTGCTGAAGTTGTGGGTGGGCCGGCTTCTCTTCTACTCATCTGCTCTGTACCTGATcacatgtctgtgtgtgtattacCTGTACTTCCCTGAGCAGTGGAGTGCTCGCATCATCACTGCCCTGCCTCTGTTGGCCTTTCCAGCATTGTGAGTCCTAAGTATAATTGCTGGACAATTATATCATATTAAGCATGCTTATTGTATTACCATTAGTGCAGCagatttaattacatactaccTATTGTTACACATATTGGTAATAATAGGTTTTATTatcactgtaattatacatttaatcactgagtaatattaagtaactacatgggttaggattagggtttgctttagggttagttgcatgtaattaggCATAAtgtatagttattactacagtaaatacatgtaacttacgtaacaatgacactgtaaaataaagtgttacccacatattttacatattgcattCTATTATACCTCTTTTTAAAGGTTGATTGGCTAAAGGAAGTCAATGTTATCGTATTGTCAACTATTTAGGTAGTTTTGTTGTCTTGCTTAATTTGACCTTTTCTCTTTCTTCATAGAGTGTTACTACTACGAAAACTGCTAATCTTCCTTTTCTCCAAACGCACAGAGAGAAACAGTAAGCTTAttatgttgttttctttatCTTTTCTTCATCGTCTTCACCAAAGATTTTGATGTAATTTGATCAACTGACTGATTGCTTTTATGATTTCTTCTGTTACAGATGAAAAATTAGACGATTTAAAAACACAGAAACGGAAAATAGTAAGTGTGATTTCAGACACATTAGACACTCTAAGAAGCTAAGCTAACATTTCAGATGAATAAAATTGTCTGTATGttctataataaaaaatgaattctGTTTTTGTCAGCTTGAGGAGGTGATGGAAACGGAGACCTACAAAAATGCTAAACTCATATTGGAGAGATTCGATCCAGAATCTAAGAAGAAAGCAGTAAGTGCAGTTATGTGTAGTATAATAATATCCctgatgtatatgactttctttcttcagataaACACAAACTAAGATTTTTAGGAAAATAATCAATCTCTGTGAGTCCATATAATGCAAGTGAACGGGTGCCGCTCGGTTGACGATAGTGACGGTAACCCTTGTGGATcaatcaatgtcttctgaagGGAAACAATAAgtgtgtgtaagaaaaatacgtGTCTCAACATCCCTCATGAACGCTCATAACACAGTAGACCAGAAGCAATGATTTATGATTTCAAGTTTAAAAAATGAGTATTTTTCTTACACGCCTATCGTTTTTATCGTCGTGATCGCTGTGAGTGTTCAAGCATCGACTGAGCGGCACCCTTTCAATGCCATCTTATGGACTCGCAGAGATGAATCATTTCCCTAAAAATCTGCatgatggcatgagggtgagtaaatgatgagagaattttcatttttgggtgaactatccctttaaagcttgAATAGGGTCAATCAAACAGATGTAGGGAATAGCAGATGAGCTGTGGTTGATGAATGCTTGGTTTGTATTTACAGGAAGCAGAAGCCACTCCAGTCAGACCGCACATGACCCCTAGACCAGGACAAGGTTTGTattctcttttgtttttttgactgAGTTAGTGTGTTTTCTGTATGCACAATTCACTCTATAATCTCATTATATCCAGATCTACGGCAGCGACATGTTGCCATGGCTACTCCTGGACTTGTACCTGGTCCCATGACCCCAGGAGGCACACCCCTCCGTACTGCCCCAGGAGGACCTCCAGAGAAAGGGCTCGCCGGGTCTGTAGCCAGTCCGAGCCAGGCAGAAACACCACAACATATGTTGAGAAGAAGCATGAATCCTTATTCACCAGGACCTGGATCAGGTTTAGTACACTCATGGATAAGTAAATGAATATTGGGTCCCACTTTAAATTAGGTTACCTTAACTATtatttacttacatttaaatgaatcatttgatacagTGCACTTTTTTACATTgtgcttatattttaaaaaatacctgcatgtaattacatctgtaattaatttctgtaattacatttataattgcACTGCTGCCCCTTTCCTTACActttaacccacccttaaactcataccaccaaacctgtacCTAACCTCACCCGCATCCACCttaatagcagcaaaagtgttttgcaatacaatatgaacacaataaattcatgtaagtacatagtagttaaggccacctaatataaagtagGACGGAATATTGTAAAACAGATGTGAAATTCTGATAAAATAGCAGATAATAATATATCCTGTGACCATAAATCAAttgaattttatattaaattggTCATATCATACATTCTTTTATTCTTGAATAAATGTACCTGTTTTATGAACATTGGTGTCTTTTATCATAGGGTATAAATGGCTGTGCATTTGATTGGAATGCACtgctaattatttttatataatggtaataaatgataaatggcTGAGATTAAAGTACAGTACAGTtttatctaaataaattaaaacaaaacaaaatcaatcaTGTTAAATACTACCAATAAATTATGACTGTCACAGATCCCGTGTTTCCCTGGACtctatttcccatgatcctcctgtttcgtcacctgcactcacttccctcgtcagctccccatcatcacggatcacctgcacctggactctattgtcagcactcccatatattgcactcactccctgcactccttgtccgttctctgttttgttAGATGTATGTTTGGTGATCTCTGTCttctgtttaataaatgtatagtgctactgtggaaatccgtatcagcctcatctctacaccagcgtacgtaacagaagaacggacccatACCGActggatttccacaaaaaaaaaaaaaagatggagacTTTCCCCGGCTCCCTGGCTCCTGCTCCTCCAACGCCTCTTACTCTTCTGACAACCGGCGATCGCCTCATCGGGCTCCTACAGgtgggtcgttcgctggagaggtatgtggaggagttcgttgagcttgctttcttgtctgactggcctgaagcatgtttaatctccctgtttctggatggactggacgacaacactatccgttttgatgaacctgattatcgtttctccttaagtgaaacaatcaattttattttgtggttaaatggctccaaattctTCGTGGATGAGGTTCAGGATCAGTGTATGTttccagtccatccagaaacacggctggccgggccagtcagtcaacctccgtcttcctccgcataccccttcagcgaactccctgcctgccccacACGGAACCCACACTCCTCCACTGGGTCCCGTAagcagaggaggaggaagcaagccGCTCCATTCTCtcccgagcccgctccagtctctcctgagcccgctccagtctctcctgAGCCCGTTCCCGTTCCTACGGGAATCTTAATTGTATTTGAGGGTATGGATTGGCCCtcagctccagtctccgccgagccaagttctccagtctccgccgccgagccaagttctccagtctccgccgccgagccaagttctccagtctccgccgccgagccaagttctccagtctccgccgccgagccaagttctccagtctccgccgccgagccaagttctccagtctccgccgccgagccaagttctccagtctccgccgccgagcaagcagcgccagtctccgccgccgagcaagcagcgccagtctccgccgccgagcaagcagcgccagtctccgccgccgagcaagcagcgccagtctccgccgccgagcaagcagcgccagtctccgccgccgagcaagcagcgccagtctccgccgccgagcaagcagcgccagtctccgccgccgagccctcagctccagccgccgccgagccctcagctccagccgccgccgagccagctgCTCCTATTATGAACTTTGTTGTTGATACATACAACCctaagactgttttccctccctgcctccctgcctccctctcccacctccgtCCATTTGTGTCTTcactgcacctccacctcaagccccctcgcccagatctccacctcggacctctgggcga contains the following coding sequences:
- the lnpk gene encoding endoplasmic reticulum junction formation protein lunapark-B isoform X1, encoding MGAIISRWKTKPSTVELLESLDKDIKDLEEFRTKNQRLLKLWVGRLLFYSSALYLITCLCVYYLYFPEQWSARIITALPLLAFPALVLLLRKLLIFLFSKRTERNNEKLDDLKTQKRKILEEVMETETYKNAKLILERFDPESKKKAEAEATPVRPHMTPRPGQDLRQRHVAMATPGLVPGPMTPGGTPLRTAPGGPPEKGLAGSVASPSQAETPQHMLRRSMNPYSPGPGSGMRPPGPPLARPILPRERSAVDRVIEYLVGDGPQNRYALICQQCFSHNGMALKEEFEYVAFRCAYCYFMNPARKTRPQAPRLPEFSFERRLRSESPETQSSAATETPEDSDVPEDRIVSARSTRVSHSGTPWSKVHSFKRIPSDDVERPTSADPQDAAAEDPPVTDETEAEVSEARRTPSPSKDVQQEEAEAQGEQQKEDESN
- the lnpk gene encoding endoplasmic reticulum junction formation protein lunapark-B isoform X2 encodes the protein MGAIISRWKTKPSTVELLESLDKDIKDLEEFRTKNQRLLKLWVGRLLFYSSALYLITCLCVYYLYFPEQWSARIITALPLLAFPALVLLLRKLLIFLFSKRTERNNEKLDDLKTQKRKILEEVMETETYKNAKLILERFDPESKKKAEAEATPVRPHMTPRPGQDLRQRHVAMATPGLVPGPMTPGGTPLRTAPGGPPEKGLAGSVASPSQAETPQHMLRRSMNPYSPGPGSGMRPPGPPLARPILPRERSAVDRVIEYLVGDGPQNRYALICQQCFSHNGMALKEEFEYVAFRCAYCYFMNPARKTRPQAPRLPEFSFERRLRSESPETQSSAATETPEDSDVPEDDVERPTSADPQDAAAEDPPVTDETEAEVSEARRTPSPSKDVQQEEAEAQGEQQKEDESN